Below is a window of Paramagnetospirillum magneticum AMB-1 DNA.
CGATATTCCAGGCCAGCGAGCCTCCCAGCAGAAGACTCCAGCTGAACAGCCCGGCGGCGGCGTAACGCACGACCTTGGCGGTTACGTCGGCAAGGGTGGGAATCTCGCCTGAAACAGAGAGCCCGTCGCTCACAAATGTCCCCCATTTGGCCCTGGCCGGAGCCGACAGGCCGATTTTAACAAATATGCGTGCATGAGGTATCATGGCATCTGGTAACGAAACCTGACTGCCGGACGATCGGCCATCCGCCTGTGGACGAAGGATGGGCTTCGCCGATATAAAACCTGATGATCCAGGTCACCCACCGCATCCAAATCGACGAGAAGGAAATCGAGGAGAGCTTCGTCCGCTCTTCCGGTCCAGGTGGCCAGAACGTCAATAAGGTCGAGACTGCGGTCCAGTTGCGCTTCGATGCGCGGCGTTCGCCCTCGCTGCCCGACGATGTCAGCGTGCGCCTGCAAAAGCTGGCGGGCAGCCGTCTGACCCAGGACGGAATCATCGTGATTATCGCCCAGACCTACCGCAGCCAGGAGCGCAACCGCGCCGAGGCGCTGGACCGGTTGGTGGCGATGATCCGCGAGGCCGCCAAGCCGCCTCCTCCCAAGCGCCGCCCGACCAAGCCGACCAAGGGCTCGACGGAGCGGCGTCTTGAATCCAAGGGCAAGCGGTCCGAGACCAAGCGGCTGCGATCGGAGCGGCCGGAATAGGGAAGGGGAGCGGCGTGGCCATTCTTGACACCTTCTACGCCAAGGGGGCCACCAGCCAGGCGGCCCACCGGAGCCGGGATGAAGCCGCGTTCTGGATCAGAGCGAGGCGGAACCGTCTGCTGGCGGGCTGGGCCTGCGACCTGACTGACGAAGACAGCCAGAATTATCTCCACCTCTTGCTTGATGCCGATTTCGCCCGGGTTTCGACCTCGGCGACCGAAGGGTTCCTGATGCTGAAGATCCGCAATGACCTGATGGGGTTCGGAATCTTTCTGTCCTCGGCCGAACTGCAGGATGTCTGCCGGCGGTTCGAGCAGCAGGCTCTTCTGGAGCAGGAAGCCGAATTGCGCCGGTGACGGCCCCAATTCCGGTGCGTGATTCCCTGGCGTGATCCCTTGGCTTGACTCCATTATCCGCATAGTCTATAGATTAGTGGACTAAAGCTTATGGGCGTAAGCTTTGTGTTGAATTGGAGGGTGCGAATGATTGGAATTCATGAGGATGAGGCGCGGCGCCTGGCTCTGGCGGCACTGTTCGCGGTGGTTCTGGCCCTGGGGATGGCCGCGCTGATGCCCGGAGCCCAGGCGGCCGAGAGCCGGACCCTGCTCAACGTGTCCTATGATCCCACCCGCGAGCTGTATCAGGCGCTGAACGAATCCTTCGCGCGCCAGTGGAAGGCCAAGAGCGGCGAAGACCTGAAGATCAACCAGTCCCACGGCGGTTCGGGCAAGCAGGCCCGGTCGGTGATCGATGGGCTGGAGGCCGATGTGGTGACCCTGGCGCTGGCCTATGACATCGACGCCATCGCCGACAAGGCCAAGCTGCTGGATGCCGGCTGGCAGAAGCGGCTGGCCTATAATTCCTCGCCCTACACCTCGACCATCGTGTTCCTGGTCAGGAAGGGCAATCCCAAGCAGGTCAAGGATTGGGGCGATCTGGTCAAGCCGGGCGTTTCGGTGATCACCCCCAATCCTAAGACCTCGGGCGGGGCACGCTGGAACTATCTGGCCGCCTGGGGCTATGCGCTCGATCGCAACAACGGCGATGCCGCCAAGGCCGAGGCCTTTGTCGCCGCCCTGTTCAAGAATGTTCCGGTCCTGGATTCCGGGGCGCGAGGCTCCACCGTCACCTTCGCCCAGCGCGGCTTGGGCGACGTGCTGCTGGCCTGGGAGAACGAGGCTCATCTGGCGCTCAAGGAATTTGGCTCGGGCTTCGAGATCGTCACCCCGTCCCTGTCCATCCTGGCCGAGCCGCCGGTGGCGGTGGTCGACAAGGTGGTGGACAAGCGCGGCACCCGTGCCGTGGCCCAGGCCTATCTCGACTTCCTCTACACCCCCGAGGCCCAGGAGATCATCGCACGGAACTTCTACCGTCCCCGCGATCCGGACGTGGTGAAGACGACCCAGGGCATCTTCGCGCCGGTCAAGCTGTTCACCATCGACGACGTGTTCGGCGGCTGGACCAAGGCCCAGACGGCGCACTTCGCCGATGGCGGCGTGTTCGACCGCATCACGGCGAAGAAGTAGGAGTGGGCGCGGTGGCCGCCTTCGCTCTGTCCCTGCCGCGACGGGTGCCCAGCGTCATTCCGGGGTTCGGCCCGACCATGGGCCTGACCCTGGCCTACTTGTCGCTGATCGTCCTGCTGCCGCTGGCGGCGCTGGTCATCAAGGCGGCGGGCACCACCTGGTCGCAGTGGGGGGCGATCGTCACGGATGCCCGGGTGCTGTCAGCGCTGGGCCTGTCGTTCGGAGCCGCACTGGTGGCGGCCCTGATCAATGCCGTCTTTGGCCTGCTGGTGGCCTGGGTGCTGGTGCGCTATCCCTTTCCCGGCCGCAGGCTGGTGGACGCCGTCGTCGACCTGCCCTTCGCCCTGCCCACCGCCGTGGCCGGCATCGCGCTCACCGCTCTTTACGCCCCCAACGGCTGGATCGGCTCGGTGTTGGAGCCCCTGGGCGTCAAGGTGGCCTTCACCCCCCTGGGCGTGGTGGTGGCCATGGTGTTCATCGGCCTGCCCTTCGTGGTGCGCACGGTGGAGCCGGTGCTGCACGACGTGGATCTGGAGCTGGAGGAGGCCGCCGCCTCCTTGGGGGCGGACCGGCTGCAGACCTTCCTGAAGGTGATCCTGCCCTCCATCCTGCCGTCGCTGCTGACCGGGTTTTCACTGTCCCTGGCCAGTGCGGTGGGCGAATACGGCTCGGTGATCTTCATCGCCGGCAACCTGCCGGGCGTCTCGGAGATCGCGCCGCTGCTGATCGTCACCAAGCTGGAACAGTACGACTACGTGGGCGCCACCGCCATCGCCACCCTGATGCTGGCGATTTCCTTCACCCTGCTGCTGGTGGTCAACCTGCTGCAAAAGTGGCGCCGCGGGCGCATGGGGGGCTGAAATCATGAGCGAGCACGCCACGCGCGAACCGGCGGTGGTGCGGTGGAGTCTGACCCTGGTGGCCCTGGCCTTCCTGGCGCTGTTCCTGGTCGCCCCCCTGGCCGCGGTGCTGGTCGAGGCCTTCGCCAAGGGCTGGGGCGCCTATGTGCGGGCGCTCTCCACCGACGATACCTGGTCGTCCATTCGCCTGACGCTGATCGTCGCCGCCATCGCGGTGCCGCTGAACATCGCCTTTGGGCTGGCGGCAAGCTGGGCCATCGCCAAGTTCGATTTCGGCGGCAAGAGTCTGCTGATCTCGCTGATCGAATTGCCGTTCTCGGTGTCGCCGGTGATCTCCGGGCTGATCTACGTCCTGCTGTTCGGCTTGCAGGGCCTGCTGGGGCCTTGGCTGTCCGAGCACGATTTCAAGGTCATCTTCGCCGTTCCCGGTATCGTTCTGGCCACGGTGTTCGTCACCTTTCCCTTCGTGGCGCGTGAGCTGATCCCGCTGATGGAGGAGCAGGGACGTGAGGAGGAGGAGGCGGCCCTGACGCTGGGCGCCTCCGGCCTTGCCACGTTCTGGCGGGTGACGCTGCCCAATGTCCGCTGGGGGCTGCTGTACGGCGTGCTGCTGTGCAACGCGAGGGCCATGGGCGAGTTCGGCGCCGTCTCCGTGGTCTCCGGCCATATCCGGGGGCTGACCAACACCATGCCGCTGCACGTGGAGATCCTTTACAATGAATACGATTTCGTCGGCGCTTTCGCGGTCGCCTCTCTCCTTGCCATTCTGGCCCTTGTCACGCTGGCCGCTAAAGCGGTACTCGAATGGTGGCACCGCGACGAACTCGCCGCCACCGGACATTGATGGGGCGGACATTGAAGGGTCGGACATGATCGAGGTTGAAAACATTTCCAAGCGCTTCGGCTCGTTTGCCGCGCTGGATCAGGTGTCGCTGCGCGTGGCCCAGGGCAAGCTGGTGGCGCTGCTGGGGCCGTCCGGCTCGGGCAAGACCACGCTCTTGCGCATTCTGGCCGGTCTGGAGCAGCCCGATGACGGCCGCGTCCGCCTCGGCGGTATCGACGCCACCGGCCTGGGGACGCGGGACCGCAAGGTGGGCTTCGTGTTCCAGCATTACGCCTGTTCCGTCACATGACGGTGGCCGACAACATCGCCTTTGGCCTTAAGGTGCGAAAGGGCGCCGACCGCCCGTCCAAGGCGGCCATTACCGAGAAGGTCCATACCCTGCTGGAACTGGTGCAGCTTGAAGGGCTGGCGGGGCGGTATCCCAGCCAGTTGTCCGGCGGCCAGCGCCAGCGCGTCGCCCTGGCCCGCGCCCTGGCGGTGGAGCCGCGCCTGCTGCTGCTGGACGAGCCGTTCGGCGCGCTGGACGCCCAGGTGCGCAAGGATCTGCGCCGCTGGCTGCGGCACCTGCATGACGAGATGGGCCTGACCGGCGTGTTCGTCACCCATGACCAGGAGGAAGCCCTGGAGGTGGCCGACGAGGTGGTGGTGATGAACAAGGGGCGCATCGAACAGATCGGCACGCCGGCCGAGATCTACGACAGCCCCGCCACCCCCTTCGTCTACCGCTTCCTGGGCAACGTCAACGCGCTGCCCTGCCGGGTGGCCGGCGGTCAGGCCCAGGTGGGTGGACTGCATATCGGCGAAGGCCGGGCGGATGGCCCGGCACCGCCTTTGTCCGCCCCCATGACGTGGAAGTCCTGGAACTGTCCCCCGACGCTCCCCAGGCCAGGGTCCGTCAGGTGGTGGTGTTGGGGCCGGTGGTGCGGGCCGAACTGGAACTGGCCGACGGCATCATCGTCGAGGCCGAGGTGTCGCGCGACGTCAAGGACAAGCTGGGCCTGCGCCGCGGACTGGAGGTCTCGGTCTTCCTGCGCAAGGCGAGGGTCTTCGTGGGGGAAAACATCTAGCCGGTGGGAGGGGGCGCCTCCCTTCCTACTTGTACAGCCCGATATAGGTGATGGCGCCCTTTTCGGGGACGTTCTTCACATAGGTGATCTTGGGCTCGATGCGGTTGCTGGCCGGATTGAGCCAGTGATATTCCACCCAGCCTTCGCCCTTGTCCCTGGCCGTCTGGATGATCTCCTGGACCAGCAGCTTGCCGTTGCTGTCTCTGGCGTTGAGGACCGATTTGCCCTCGTTCCTGGGGTTGGGGGGATAGATCAGCCAGGTGCCGTTGCCGTCGATGACGTTGACGTAAATCTCGCCGAAGCGGAACTCGCCCTGGCGATGAAAGGCTTCGCGCGCCTTTTCCATGCCCTCTGCGGCCACCAGGGCGGCAGCCTTCAGGGTCAGAGCCTGAATCTGCTCCCGGGTGGGGCGTTCGGCGGCCTGGGCGGCGGCGGCGAATCCCAGGGCGAGCGGCAGAAGAAGCAGAAAACGGCGGCGCATCAGGCAAATCCCAATTCACTCAGGGTGGCGGTCAGGCGATCGCGCGACATGGGCTTGAGCAGCACGGTGTCGAAGCCGCAGTCCAGGAACTCCTGGACTTCCTCGGGCATGGCGTGGGCGGTGTAGGCGGCGATCTTGACGCCGTCTCCCCCCAGCTTGCCGGCCCGGATGCGCTTGCAGACCTCCTGGCCGCTCATGGTCGGCATGCTGACGTCCAACAGGATCAGCGACACCGTGTTGGCGCCGAGGAAATCCAGCGCCGCCTCGCCGCAATCCACATCCGAAACGGTCCAGCCGGCCTTGCTGAGCAGGCGGGTGGCCAGGATACGGTTGACGTCGTTGTCGTCGACGACCAGGGCGTTCTTCATGACGGAGTCTCGGTCTGGTGAAGGGGAAGGGTGAAGTGGAAGGTTGTTCCCTTGCCCACCGTGGATTCGACGCCGATGACGCCGCCCATCAGTTCGACAAGATGGCGGGCCAGGGTCAGGCCCAGGCCGGTTCCACTATGGGAGCGGGTGAGGAAGGAATCAACCTGCCGGAATTTCTCGAAGATGGCGTGCAGCATCGCCTCGGGGATGCCGGCCCCGGTATCGGAAACCTTGAAGACCAGATGGTCGGGCTGCAGGTCGACGCTGAGGGCCACTTCGCCTGTTTCCGTGAACTTGACGGCGTTGGACAGCAGGTTGTGGAGGATCTGGCGCAGCCGCAGGGGATCGGCCTGGATGGTGGCGGGACAGTCCCCGGCCACCCGGCTCGACAGGGTGATTCCCTTGCCCTGGGCCGCCGATTGGTGGACGGCGGCCGCCTCGGCCACCAGGGGGGCCAGTTTAACCTCCTGGATGGACAGGGTCATGGCGCCGGCCTCGATCTTGGCGATGTCGAGGATGGAATTGACCAGTTCCAGCAGGTGGCGGCTGCTCTTTTCGATGATGTCGGCGTTTTCGCGGGTTTCATCGTCGGCGGCCTCGTCGCGGATCAGCTCGGAGAAGCCGATGATGCCGTTCAGCGGCGTGCGCAGCTCGTGGCTCATATTGGCCAGGAACTCGCTCTTCATGCGGCTGGCTTCCTCGGCCCTCTTGCGGGCCTCGTCCAGGCGGACGAAGGACTCGGCGACGCGGTCGGCCATCTGGTTGAAGGAGATGGCCAAGCTGGCCATCTCGTCATTGCCCTGGACCGGCAGGCGATATTCGGTCTCCTGCTCGCTGAAGCGGTGGATGCCGCCCACCACGGCGGTGATGCGCCGGGTCAGGAACGAGGCCATCCACACGGCGATACCGACCACCAGGGCGATCATGATCAGGGTCGAGATGGACAATTCCCGCGCCAGGCTTTCCACCTGGGCGGCGATCAGGGCCATGACCGTGTCGTACTTGGCCTGCAGGTCGCGGTCGCGCAGCGCCAGGATCTGGTCGGTGTGCTCCTTCTCCTTGGCGGCGGCGGCGTGGAAGTCGTCGACGTTGGCGCCGATGGTGACGAAGCCGAAGCCGCGCGGCGACCGGCCGTAGGGGCCGGTGTAATAGGGGATGGTGGCCGCCGTGGTCAGCTTCCACAGGCCGCTCCACAAGATCTCGAACGAGCCCGAGCCGCCCTGGCTGGTGAGATCCATCCAGCCGGTGCATTGCGGCGCGTGGTTGAGATAGCGGCAGTCCAGGCCCAGCAGGCCTTGGCGGACCAGTTCCGGCGCGCCCTTCTTCTTCAGGGATTGTTCCAGGAAGGTGGGAGCGGTCCTGAGGAATTCGGCGATGGGCTTGCCGCTGTCCTTCCACTGGGCGTAAAGGCCGGTATCCAGCCAGGGCACGGCCGGATCGCCGGTTTCGGGATCGTAGCCGGTGATGAAATAGTGGCGGGGATGGACCACCGAGCGGCCCTTGTAGTCCCAGATGAAGGCGTAATTGCCCGATGCCGCGTCGGCGATGGGCGAATAGCGGTCTCCGGTGGGCAGGATGTGGTCGGTGAACTCCATCAGGTGGTCATGGTCAAGCGCCAGGGTCACCCAGCCCATGGTCTTGCCGCCGCGCACCACCGGCATGGCCCAGCGCACCAATCCGCGAAAGCGGGTGCCCACCGGGTTTTCGGTTCCGGCGAAGGCGGCCTTTTCCGGGGCGAACTCGATGCCCTTGGCGGCGGCGGCCTTGGGCGTGAACGGCCCGATGACCGGCGAGCGCACATAGGCGCCGATCACGTCGGACACATGGATTCTGTCGGGTCCCAGGGCCTTGAGATCGTTGAAATAGGTCTCGGCCTTGACGAAGGTGTTTTCGCGCCGCGACACGTCCTTGAGATCTCGGCTGACCAGATCGGAGGTGGTGACCTTGACCTTCTCCCGGCCGTCGAGGCCGATGAACGTCATCTCCAGAAACAGCGGACGCTCGACCTTGAGGCCGCCCTCGGTGACAGGGCGATAGTTGAAATTGCGGCGGTTTTCCTCGATGGAGGATTGGACCGGCGGCGCATCGTAATGGGGAACGGCTTCCGGGCCGGGGACCCATTTGCTGCCGTCGGGGGTCAGGACCCAGGGGTAATGGCGCTCGATGGGGCGGGTGCGGCCCTGCAGGAAGCGGCGATAGACCTCCTCGCCCGGCTCGATCAGTGCCGCCGAACGGATGTCCCCGTCCCGGTCGTAAAGAAAGGCGGCAACGTCGCGGGCGGTGTCGGTGGTCAGCCGCTCCAGGCTTTCCCTGGCGGCGTCGTCCAATGCCTTGATGGCCGAATTGGTGGTGCTGGTCACCACCTGCTCGGTGGTCTCGCGCATGGCCCGGGTCATGCCGGTGACGTTCTCGGAGACCCGCTCGGCCAGCCAGGCCTGACCGCGCCAGGCGAAGGCGGCCAGGACCAGCAGCGGGATCACCTTGATCAGGACGAAGATGAGGATGAGCTTGGCGCGGATGCCGAATTGGGTGAGACGGGGCATGTTGATCCGGTGATTGCTGCGATTATGCCGGTTAGGCCCCAATCCCTCTTCCGAACGGGAGGGACTGTACAACTTAGGTATGTGATTTTCCAGTGTGTTAATTGTATGAGGCTGATGGTGAATTTCGTGGTTGCCCGAAAACGCCGCTTCATTAGGATGTGCCGCGTGGAAGGGCGGTCTTATTCATTCTCAAAGCGGGCGGCATGAACCGACGGGTCGGTGAAATCGTAGGGCAGGTTCTGGCGCGTCTTCGTCCCAAGGCGAAGTCGCTGATCATTACCGTCTATGGCGACGCCATCTCCCATCACGGCGGCAGCGCCTGGCTGGGCAGCGTCATCAATCTGGTCGAGCCTTTGGGCCTGAACGAGCGCATCGTGCGCACCTCGGTGTTCCGCCTGTCCAAGGAAGCCTGGCTGTCCTCCATGCAGATCGGCCGGCGCAGCTATTACCGCCTGACCGAAATGGGGCGTCGCCGCTTCGAGGCCGCCCATAACCGCATCTACCACTTCAACGGCAAGCCGTGGGACGGGCGCTGGACCCTGGCGGTGACCAATATCGAGGGCATGGATGCCGAGCGCCGCGATTCCCTGCGCCGTGATCTGGGCTGGCTGGGGTTCGGCCAGCTGGCCAGCGGCGTCCTGGTCCACCCCGACCGCAGCGCGGTGCGTCAGGCCCTGGCCGAGGCCGGAGTCCAGGACCGCGCCGTGATGATGGTCGCCAGTGCCGAGGATTGGGTGACCCCCGAAGCCCTGCGCGACCTGATTCACACCTGCTGGGATCTGGACCGGCTGGCCGGTGATTACAACGAGTTCCTCGACACCTTCCGGCCCCTGTGGCAGGCCCTGTCGGGGGCGGGCGAGCTGGACCCCCAGATGTGCTTCGTGGTCCGCACCCTCTTGATGCACGGCTATCGCCGGGCCTTGCTGCGCGACCCCATGCTGCCCGATGAGTTGCTGCCCGCCCACTGGCCGGGGACCTCAGCCCGGGTGCTGTGCCGCAACCTCTACCGTCTGGTCCAGACGGCGGCCGAGACCCATGTCATGGGCATGCTGGAAACCGCCGAAGGCCCGGTGCCGGAGGCCCATCCCGCCTATTACACCCGCTTCGGCGGGCTGCAATCGGCCGACTGACCTCTTTTCCATTCCGATCGATGTCGTACGGGCCGGCCTGAGTGCCGGTCCGTATCGCTTTGGCGCGCCCGATCCTTGATCCGGACGGCATAGGCCACCTATGCCATGATGCGAAAGTTACGCAAAAAATTTGACTCTACTGTAAAAAATGCACTACGACGTTAAAAAATGCAGTTCGCCGGCCGGGAGGGCCGAGGGGGCGCAACCGGGGAGCAACGCCGCCAAAGCGGCGCCGGATCAGGAGAAACGTCATGTCCGTCGAGACCAAATCCGTCCCGACCTACTGCTACAATTGCGTCGCCGGTCCCGACCTGATGTGTGTCACGGTCAAGGATGGCGTGGCGGTGGCGGTAACGCCCAACCATGCCGGCATGGGCATTCACCCCGCCGATGGGCGTCCCTGCGTCAAGGCGTATGGTCTGGTGCAGAAGACCTACAATCCTCACCGGGTGCTCACCCCCATGAAGCGCACCAACCCCAGGAAGGGGCGTGACGAGGACCCGGGCTTCGTGCCCATCTCCTGGGACGAGGCGCTGGATCTGGTCGCCGGCAAGCTGCGATCGGTGCGCGAGATGGGGCTGCTCAACGAGCAGGGCATGCCGCGTCTGGCCGCCACCTTCGGTCATGGCGGCACGCCGGCCAATTACATGGGAACCTTTCCCGCCTTCCTGGCCGCCTGGGGACCCATCGATTTCAGCTTCGGTTCGGGCCAGGGCGTCAAATGCGTCCACTCCGAGCATCTGTACGGCGAATACTGGCACCGCGCCTTCACGGTGGCGGCCGATACGCCCAATGCCAATTTCATCGTGTCGTTCGGCACCAATGTGGAAGTCTCGGGCGGCCCCTGCGGTGTGCGCCGCCATGCCGACGCCCGGATTCGCGGCATCAAGCGGGTGCAGGTGGAGCCCCATCTGTCGCCCACCGGCGCCTGCTCGGCACAATGGGTGCCCATCCGCCCCAAGACCGACCCGGCCTTCATGTTCGCCATGCTGCACGTCATGCTGCACGAAGCGCCGAGGAGTGCGCTGGATCTTGACTTCCTGCGCGATCGCACCGCGTCGCCCTATCTGGTGGACGACGAGGGCTGGTATCTGCGCGACGAGGCGACGGGCAAGCCGCTGATGTGGGACGGCATCACCGGCCAGCCGGTCCCCCACGACCATCCGGGCGCGGTTCCCGCCCTGGAGGGGAGCTTCACCGTTCCCGCCGCCGTGGCCAAGCTGCCCGACGGCGAGATGGTCCGGCGCGAGAACGCAACCGCCCGGACGGCCTTCACGCTGCTGGTGGACGGCATGCGCGGCTATACCCCTGACTGGGCCGAGACCATCTGCGACGTGCCGGCCAAGGTGGTGCGGCAGGTGGCTCTGGAATATCTCGACAATGCCTGTGTCGGCCAGACCACCGAGGTGGACGGCAAGGTGCTGCCCCATCGTCCGGTGGCGGTGACCCTGGGCAAGACGGTCAACAACGGCTGGGGCGCCTATGAGTGCTGCTGGGCGCGCACCGTGCTGGCCACCCTGGTGGGGGCTCTCGAGGTGCCGGGCGGCACGCTGGGCACCACGGTGCGCCTCAACCGGCCCTACGAGAACCGGCTGAAGAGCGTGAAGCCCGGCGAGGACGGCTTCATGAACGCCCAGATGAACTCGACGAAGAAAGGCGGCTGGGCGGAAAAGCCCAAGGGCCGCAACGCCCACACCACGCTGATCCCCATCGTCGGCGATTCCAGTTGGGCCCAGGCCCTGGGGCCGACCCACCTGGCCTGGATGTTCCTGAAGGACTCGCCCGCTGAATGGGCGCCGCCCGAACCGCCCGACGTGTGGATCGCCTATCGCACCAATCCGGCCATCTCGTTCTGGGACACCGCCCAGCTTTCCGGGAACATGGCCAAGATGCCCTTCGTGGTGTGCTTCGCCTACACCATGGACGAAACCAACCATATGGCCGACATCCTGCTGCCCGAGGCCACCGACCTGGAGAGCACCCAACTGATCCGGGCGGGCGGCTCGAAATTCGTGGAGCAGCACTGGCAGCACCAGGGCTTCGTGCTGCGCCAGCCGGCGGTGGCGCCCCAGGGCGAGTCCCGCGACTTCACCTGGATCACCACCGAACTGTCGCGCCGGGTCGGCCTGCTGGAAAGCTACAACCGGGGGCTTAACAAGGGCTTCGCCCTGGTGCCCCTGAAGGGCGAGGGCTTCGACTTCACCTTGCCCGAGGATCAGGTCCACGACGTGGACACCATCTGGGACGCGGTATGCAAGGCGGCCACCGCCGGGGCCACCAAAGGCCAGGAGGTGCGCGGCCTGGACTGGATGAAGGAGAACGGCTTCTTCATGCAGCCCTTCGCCCGCGAGGACTGGTACCTGCACGCCACCATGGTCGAGCAGGGGCTGCGCTACGAACTGCCCTATCAGGAGCGCCTGATGCGGGTCGGCGAGGAACTGCGCCGCCGCCTGCACGAGGCCGGAATCCAATGGTGGGACGAGCAGTTGGAGGAATACCAGGGAATCCCCCACTGGCACGACGTCCCCGGCCGCTGGGTCAAGGCGGTGGAGCGGGCAGGGGCCAAGGCGGAGGATTTCCCCTTCTGGGGCATCACCACCAAGACCATGCCCTACACCACCGGCAACAATGCCGGCATCCCGCTGATGAACGAAGTGGCGGGCAACCTGCGCGGCCACGGTTCGGTGATCATCAACGCGTCGTCGGCGGCCAAACTGGATATCAAGGACGGCGACTGGGTGGAGGTCAGCTCGGTGGTGGGCCACACCCGCGGCCGGGCCGCCCTGGTCCAGGGCTGCCGTCCCGACACCGTGGTCATTCCCGGCCAGTTCCAGCATTGGAAGACGCCCTATGCCAAGGACCTCAACTTCCCGTCGTTGAACACCATCACCCAGATGTCGCTGGAACTGACCGACGCCACCGGCTCGGGCGCCGACGTGGTGCGGGTGGCGCTGCGACGGGTCGACGGGCCGGGAGAACCGGCATGACCCGCTATGTGATGGTCGCCGACCTGCGGCGCTGCGTCGGCTGCCAGACCTGCACGGCATCCTGCAAGGAAACCAACGCCACGCCGCCCGGCGTGCAGTGGCGCAAGGTCCTCGACATCGAGGCCGGGCAATACCCCGACGTGCGGCGCATCTTCCTGCCCAC
It encodes the following:
- a CDS encoding molybdopterin-dependent oxidoreductase, translated to MSVETKSVPTYCYNCVAGPDLMCVTVKDGVAVAVTPNHAGMGIHPADGRPCVKAYGLVQKTYNPHRVLTPMKRTNPRKGRDEDPGFVPISWDEALDLVAGKLRSVREMGLLNEQGMPRLAATFGHGGTPANYMGTFPAFLAAWGPIDFSFGSGQGVKCVHSEHLYGEYWHRAFTVAADTPNANFIVSFGTNVEVSGGPCGVRRHADARIRGIKRVQVEPHLSPTGACSAQWVPIRPKTDPAFMFAMLHVMLHEAPRSALDLDFLRDRTASPYLVDDEGWYLRDEATGKPLMWDGITGQPVPHDHPGAVPALEGSFTVPAAVAKLPDGEMVRRENATARTAFTLLVDGMRGYTPDWAETICDVPAKVVRQVALEYLDNACVGQTTEVDGKVLPHRPVAVTLGKTVNNGWGAYECCWARTVLATLVGALEVPGGTLGTTVRLNRPYENRLKSVKPGEDGFMNAQMNSTKKGGWAEKPKGRNAHTTLIPIVGDSSWAQALGPTHLAWMFLKDSPAEWAPPEPPDVWIAYRTNPAISFWDTAQLSGNMAKMPFVVCFAYTMDETNHMADILLPEATDLESTQLIRAGGSKFVEQHWQHQGFVLRQPAVAPQGESRDFTWITTELSRRVGLLESYNRGLNKGFALVPLKGEGFDFTLPEDQVHDVDTIWDAVCKAATAGATKGQEVRGLDWMKENGFFMQPFAREDWYLHATMVEQGLRYELPYQERLMRVGEELRRRLHEAGIQWWDEQLEEYQGIPHWHDVPGRWVKAVERAGAKAEDFPFWGITTKTMPYTTGNNAGIPLMNEVAGNLRGHGSVIINASSAAKLDIKDGDWVEVSSVVGHTRGRAALVQGCRPDTVVIPGQFQHWKTPYAKDLNFPSLNTITQMSLELTDATGSGADVVRVALRRVDGPGEPA